The genomic interval GTCAGTTTTTGCTGCTGTCCCCAATTATCCGCACCACCCTGGTTTTTCCCAAAAACATAAGCTGAACCCTGAGCTGTATTAGCTCCTACAACAGCATTGTCCCCGTTAAGAGAAGCTGAATAACCAAAAGAATCCGGTGAACTTCCTGCCGGGGCAGACAGCTTTTTGACCATACCCCAATTAGCTATCCCACCCACGTCTTTTTTATAAATGGTGGCAAAGCCGTTTCCTCCAACCGATGTGATCAGTGCATAATCGCCGCTCATTGATACCGACAATCCAAAACGTCCATTCTTTACCCGTACATCACTGGTTATTTTTTTGATCTGCCCCCAGTTGTTTTCTCCCCCGGTATTTCTTCCATAAAGATAAGCACTTCCGGAATTGATCAGGTAATTTTTCTCCGAAGCATCCTCGTCCTCATCCGGAGACCCAACCAGCAGATAATCACCGCTGATAGCAACACTGGCACCAAAATGATCCGCTCCGGTAAGTATTGATGCAGTAACATTTTTTACCAAATTCCAGGTGCCCGGACTACTGAAATCCCTCTGATAGATGTAAACGGATTGCATACCTAATGCACCAACCGCGATAAATTCGTTGTTAACAAAAACAGAATAGCCTACCTGTAAACCCCAATACTGATTTTCAGGTGTAATCGGAATTGGAAGTTTAGAAACCAGACCCCAGTTGTTGGGTCCACCCTGGTTCTTTGAATAAACATAAACAGCGCCTCTACTTACTGACAGACCTTCATAAGGAGTACCTACCACAACGAGCGTATCATGAATGGCTACCGAATACCCATATTTATTATCTTTTCTGCGGTAATCGGATATCAGCTTTTTAACCTGCTGCCAGTCGCCATTGTCATTGTAAAGAACATAAGCTGCCCCAGCAGACCGTACGTAACTTTTTCCGGTTTCATCCACATCATCATTAAATGCACCGACCACGGCATAGTTACCGCTCACCGCAACTGCCGAACCAAACCGGTCATCTGGCATCGGTCTCATGATGCGCAAACGCTGATCTGTTTCTCCCAGATTTTCAGAGAAAACGTAAACAGCACCCGTCGATTCTATTTCGTCATACACAAAAAAATCATATGGAGCTCCGCCGACAGAACGTCCGCCGTGCAACGCAACGTTAGACCCAAAACCATCACCATAACCATATGGTTCAGTATTTATAGCTGTATTATTCCATTTTTCAGATCCATTCGGTTCTTGTTTAAAGACAAAATTTGCACCTGTGGTTGGATCCTCACTGCGATTCGGAGCACTTACTCCAATTTCATTGCCATCAATGGCTACTGAGACACCAAATTGCTCACCGCTTATAAGATAAGGATCATAAATCTTCTGTACACGGGACCAATTCCCTAAGCCAATGTGGTCATTTTTGTAAATGAGTACTGAGCCGGCATAAGTCAGGTCATTTCTTATTTCACTTAGATTATCGCTTGAGAATCCAATCACAGCGTAGTCGTCTGTTATGGCAACCGGGAACTGGTAATAATGAAATGTCTCAGAATCCTCAGGTATCGTGATTTGCTGTAAATTCCCCCATTGATCCGTTCCATTTTTGTCACGTTGAAACAAAGTTGCAGGAACTGCTTCAGAAGAAATCATTAAATAAGAGCTACTGATGGAGACATAGGTACCAAAACGGTCGTTTTCAATTCTGGAAGCAGCAACAACCTTCCGAATCTGTCCCCAGCTATCACTGCCTCCCAGATTCTTTTTAAAGATAAATGCTGATCCGGAATTACTAAGAGCATTTTGTCCGGCAGCATCGGTATTATTCTGTGGTGCTCCTATTACTGCATACTCACCTTTGATAGAAACTGAACTGCCGGAAGCTAAGGGAACAGAAAGCATTTTCACAAGCCCCCAATTATCGGTACCGCCTACGTCTTTTTTGTAGATGGATGCACCTGCCGCAGTACCGATCATTAGGTAGTCTGCATCCATTGCCAGATCCAATCCAAAACTACCAGGATTAGCAGCTGTAATTTCTTTGATCTGTACCCATTTCCCAGCAACATTTTTAGAAACATACACTATTCCGTTACGCCCTCTGGCTGCAATATAATCACCGTATATAGCAACTGCGGTACCATAACCGGTATTTTTTACCTGTGTTTCATCAGTAAGCAGGTTTCGGTCACTCGCAACAGTTTTTGCGGTTTGCTGCCAGTCCTGGGCAAAAGAAGCATGCAAATAAAAGAGAAAAACAACAGCCAGAATAGCTGTTCTGAGGGCAAATAAATTTGTCTTCATACGTTGGGTTGAGTAGTTAATCCATCAAAGTGAATAAATCAGTATTATACCCTGATTTATTACATTATGTATCCAAATATTACTAACGTAAGCCCCAACCATTCGATTTTTTATTTTAGAACCTTACGATTTGCTAGGATTTTGGGCTATAGCCCGGTCTTTTTCCTGATTCCGGTCTCTTGCAGCTTCGTTTTTGGCTTCGTCGATTTCCTCACAATAGGTTACTACGTACATCAGTGGAACGGTTGTTCTGTCCGCCGCATTGGAAAGTTGTAATATCGCTCTGTCGGCTGAAGATTTATCGAAACCTATAAAATTACCGCGGATCTTTTCTCCAGGTATTTTCTGGAATTCGATAACCCTGTTGAGATATTTTTCTGCCCTTTTTTGCAGACCGGTAAGTTGTAGTTCAGCCATAGTTTCGTGTATTTAACTTAGAGATAATTGTCAATTTACTGAATAAATTCATTTTTATTCGATTCGCACAAGCGCACAAACTACCATTATAGAAGTTTCTTGTATTAATTATAAAATTTATTCTAAATTGCTTCTTCGAAAAAATTGTTTTTTTAATTCAATAATAACAAGTACTTCTATTGAAGCCTGATTCTTTATCAAATATTCAAAACCAATTTTGTACTGTATTATGCGGATCAAAAGAACTTGCTCATCCGGTAAAAGCAGGGTTTGGCAGCCAGGTTACTGACTTCTTTGGTCATATACTCAATACAAACGACTGGCCTCCGCGCTGGTATTGTGGCAATTGGACCGATTTCCATGGCTGGCTGTATATCCTGTCCGACATTGGGATCTGGGCGGCTTACTTTGCAATTCCATTTTTACTCCTGAAATTGATCAGGAAGAGAAAAGATATTCCCTTTCACAGGGTTTTCCTGTTGTTTATTGCCTTTATCCTGCTTTGCGGCCTGACCCATTTGATGGACGCCATTATTTTCTGGTGGCCTGCGTACCGGCTAAGTGCCCTTATCCGGCTTGCAACCGCGATCGTATCGGTTTTTACGGTCTATGCGCTTTATAAAATCCTCCCTTTGGTTTTCACACTAAGGTCAGTCGGGGAACTGGAAGCTGAAATACAAAAAAGACGTATTCTTGAAGATAAACTGGCTGCAAGCGAATTTTTATTATCCGAAGCCGGGCGGATCAGCAGGGTTGGCGGCTGGGAAACTGATCTGGTTACGGGCAAAAGAACCTGGTCCAATACTGTATTTGATATCCTGGGCCTGCCGTATGATTTTCCAATAAACGGATACAATGTAACTGAGCAGTTTCAGCAGCCTTATCGTGATCTGATCAACGAAGTGATGCAGGATGCCGTAACAAACGGCACCGACTGGGACAAGGAACTTATACTGGTTACGGCACAAAGCGATATTATCTGGGTCCGATCGACAGGCAGGCCGGTGTATGATGCGGATGGCAGGATCATCAAACTCAGAGGTACGTTTATGGATATCGACCGCTATAAAATTACCGAAATTGCATTGAATAAATCCCTCGAGCTGACATCACAAAACAACAGGCAACTCAAAAGTTTTACGCATATTTTGTCCCATAACATCCGTAACCATGCCAGCAATCTGGCCCTGATCTCTTCACTGATCGATAAGGACAGGCTTGAGCCGGACAATGCTGAACTATTTGAGAAGATCGAAAATATTTCTATCGGATTAAATGAAACCCTGGAAGATCTTTCAGAAGCGATTAAGATCAAGGAAAGTATAGTCAATTCTGAGATCAACGATTTTACTGCAATTGCCGAAAAGGTGCTGGATATATTTGCTTCGGACCTGGAAGTAAATAAGGTCCGAACAGAAATAGCATTTGAAACATTACACGTCCGTTTTCCGCGGATCTACCTGGAAAGTATTCTTACCAATCTGGTTTCCAATGCGATTAAATACCGTGATCCTGAGAAAGATGCTTTTGTTATCTTAAAAACATATAAGGACAATAATCAAAAAACGGTTCTGGAATGCTGCGATAACGGGTTGGGCCTCGATCTGGTTTTGCATGGCAAAAAGCTGTTTGGTTTATACAAAACCTTCCATGACCGAAGTGACGCACACGGAGTAGGTTTGTTTTTGGTCAAAACCCAGATAGAGTCCCAGGGAGGGCAAATAGAGGTAGAAAGTACACCCGGTACAGGTTCGGTCTTTAAAATCATTTTCAATGAATAAAATAAACACGACGTGGATCATAGATGATGATACTACGTACAGATTTGCTATCCAGCTTGTGCTCAAACGCGCAGAAATTACGGACAACATGGCGTTTTTTCATCACGGAAAAGCTGCCCTGGACGTTCTGAACGAGCTAATCCGGGAAAATGGTGTGTTGCCAGACCTGATCCTTCTGGACATTAATATGCCGGTTCTGGATGGCTGGCAATTTCTGGATGCATTTAAAAAGATAAGCCCCGGGTTGGATCATGAGATCAGGATTTATATGGTGAGTTCTTCCATTGACGAGGAGGATTACAAAAGGGTAAAAGAGATCGATGCCGTTACAGACCTGATTATCAAACCGATTTCGGTAAAGGATATACAAAAAATCTTAGCTGCTTTTCAATAGTATCAAGCTTTGAATATTCAAACCCGAATAACTTTAACTTAAAAGATCAATCGTTAATCGGAACAGGATATGGTTTTAGACTTGCATTATTTCTATTTCGAGCAGGATTAAATCGTCTATATTGTACCTTATCACAAATTCTTTTGTATTACTATCGGCCGTCGGCATTCGGCTTCCAAATTGATGCATGAAAGGAGATTTTGGATGACTGCCGATTGCTGATAGCAATACTGTCTAATAATACAATTATTGATTAGCTATGTTCATCAAAAAAATTAATATCAGCTCTAAATTCCTGTGCCTGAAAAGCATACCCATTGCAATTTAGTATAATCATAAACAGTTAGATTTGTCAAATAAATTTTACAATAATTAGTTTAATTATAGTTGCATCGCTAATCTTGTATCAAGATTATTAAATATGCTAACCTTATCAGATTTAATGTAAATTCATAAAATTTGATTTATTCTTTCATCACATACTGAAACTCGTTATAATTAAAAATGAAATTTATTCTTTCAACTGCAAAGCTTTGATATGGAATAAATTCTATTTGAATATATCATGAAAATAAAAATATTGTATCTGGAAGATTCGCCTGAAGAAGTATTATCCGTCAGCGACATTCTCACCAAAAGAAAATTCTTTCATGAAGTACTGGCAGTAAAAACCAGAGATGAGTTTGTAAAAGCCTTATATGATTTTTTGCCCGATATCATTGTTTCCGAATATAGCCTCCCGGATTTTAGTTCAGCAGAAGCGCTTGCCATACTAAGAGAAAGCAGAATAAAAATACCTTTCATTCTCTTTTCCGATGGATTGTCCGATGAAAAGGCAGATGAACTATTAACAACAGGTGCAGACGATTATATTGCAAAAGACCAGCCTGGCCGGCTTTCAGGAGCAATCCACCGAAACCTGGAAAAATATCGCCTGGGGAAAGAGAACCAGAACCTGCAGGAGGCATTAACAAAAAGTGAAAGGCGTTTTCGTACTTTGGTCGAGAATAGTGCCGACGCCGTTGTGATACTTAACAGGGAAAACCGGCCGACGTACATATCGCCTTCAGTTTATAACATACTGGGTTACACACAGCAGCAGATTATGGAAATGGATCTGTTTGCTCTGGCTCATCCGGACGATCTTCCGGCATTGGCGAAAGTCATGGAAGAAATAATTGCAAATCCCGGAATGGCTATAAAAGGGCATACCGGCCGGATGCTGCATCATGACGGAAGCTGGCGATGGATAGAAGCAACTGTGACCAATCTGCTGGATGATCCGGCTATTAACGGGATTGTTGATCATTTCAGGGACGTTACCGAAAGAAAGCTGGCTGAGGATGCAATTATTACCAATGAACACAAATTCAGGCATCTTGTTGAAAATAATTCCGATGGCATGGCAATTATGTCTGCTGATGGCAAACCGATATATGTTTCCCCATCCGGCAAAAACGTATTAGGCTATAGCATCCAGGAAAGATTGCAGCTAAACATGTCGATTCTGGTTCATCCTGATGATACTATTCCTTTGTTAAATGTGCTTAAAGATGTAATAGCGAACCCCGGCATTGCTATTGACAGTCCGGCTACACGCATGAAGCACAAAGATGGAAGCTGGAGGTGGATAGAGGGTGTACTGACCAATTTGATAAACGAACCTGCCGTTAATGGCATTGTAAACAATTACCGTGATATCACACACAGAAAGCTTAGTGAAGAAAAAATTCTCCATCTAAACCGCCTTTACGCGTTTCTAAGCCAGATCAACCAGGCACTGGTACATGCAACTGATGCACAGACTGTGTATAAAAAAGCCTGCCATATTGCGTGTGAAACGGGGAATTTCAAAGCTGCGTGGATAGGCATGCTGGATATAAGGAACCAAAAGATTGATCTGGTGGAAAGCTCGGGTATATCTGACGAGGACCTGTTTAAATTTAAAAATGTCACCTATATAAATAATGGCCCGCTGCAACAGGTTGTACAAACCGGCACTTATTATGTAAGCAATAATATCCAGGAAGATCCTTCATTAGCACCCTTGCGGCATGTAGCCGCTCATGCAGGTTATAAATCAGGTATGATACTGCCCATAAGGCAATCGGGCAATATCATAGGCAGCTTTAATTTATACGCATCTGAAACCGATTTTTTTACTGAAGACGAAGTTGTTTTACTGGAAGAAGCAGCAGGTGATATTTCATTCGCACTCGATGTGTATGAAAAAGAGAGACAAAGGCTGCTTGCCAATGATCTCCTTAAACACAAAGAATTACGCCTGAACCAGGCGCAGGCTATTGCACATCTTGGCAGCTGGGAACTTGATTTGTCTACCGGAATTGGTATATGGTCAGCCGAAGCATGCAGGATTTACGGCCTGCCTGAAAATGACCAAATCCAAAGTGCTGAATCTTGGATGTCCTTTGTGCATCCTGATGATCTGAAATATGTAATGAGGATGAATGAAGATGCACTGAATTCATTGCAGAACACTGCATATTATCTTCGTATAATCCGGAAAGACGGGCAAATCAGACATTTGCATATACAAACACAGTTTGAAGTTAACCATTATGGAAAACCGGTAAGCCTGTACGGGGTTATGCATGATGTAACGGAAATAGAACAATCCCAGCAGGCACTTCGAAATTCGGAATCCAACCTGCAGGCCATTTTTCAGAATACCTCCGAAGGCTTTATACTTACGGATTCCAATGCAAGGATCAGGTACTTCAATAATAAAGCCCAGGATTTTAAATATGCCAATACCGGAAAAGAAATCAGGGTTGGTGATAACCTGCTGGATATAGTTGGTGCATCCAGAAAAGAAAATTATAAGGAAGCAATTACAAACGTATTATTGGGAGAAACCTGGCAGTACGAACAGGCATACAACAAAAAAAATGAAAAAAAGGAATGGTTTCATGTAACCGTTAACCCGGTGTATACCGGCCAGCAAATAACAGGGCTGAGCCTGACCATTACAGAAATAACAGAGCAAAAAATTGCACAGGAAAAGCTTCAGAAGTCAGAATCCAACCTGAATGCAATTATGAATAATACGGATGCATTTATTTATTCGCTTGACACGGATTTTAATTACATCACCTATAATCATGCGCTCGAAAGTATGATGAAAGAAGTGTATGGAATAGATATTGCTCCCGGATATAATATTTTTGATTTTATCAGACAGTTTGATCCGGAATCGGTACGGGAATGGGAACAAATTAACTACAAGGCACTTAGTGGGGAAATAGTGAAATTTGAAAAAGAAATTTCCACAAACGGATCATACTACTATTTCCACTTTTCTATTCACCCGATATGGGAAAACAATACGGTTACCGGCCTTTCGTGTTTTGTAAATAATATTACAAGGGAAAAACAGGCTGACGAAACGATCAGATTTAAAGCCGATTTATTAAACACCATCGGGCAGTCGGTCATAGCAACAGATCCGGATGGCGTTATTAATTACTGGAATAAGGCGGCTTATCAGATTTATGGCTGGACAGAACAGGAAGCAAGTGGCAAAAATGTGATGGACCTGGTCTCGTCGCAATCAAGCAGGGAACAGGCAGAGGAAATTATGGAAGCATTGAACCTGGGCCATAGCTGGTCCGGGGAATTCAGGGTGCAACGGAAAGATGAAACCCAATTCATTGCCCATGTTACAAATACACCGATTTTCGATCAGCGCCAGAAATTGGTTGGCATCGTTGGTATCTCATCGGATATTACAGAAAGCAAGGCACTTGAAGGTCTTTTGGATGAAGTCACCAGCATGGCCCGTATTGGTGGTTATGAATCCGATATTGTAAACAATGAGGTGTTCTGGTCACAGATGACCAGACAGATACATGAGGTAAGTTATAATTTTGTACCGGATATTGAGAATGCGTTTTCATTTTTCAAGGAAGGTTCAAACCGGGAAAGCATGATCGCGGCTTATCATGAAGCCATCGAAAAAGGTACGTCTTTCGATCTTGAATTGCAGATGATTACGGCAAAAGGAAATGAACGATGGGTGCGCGTAATTGGCGAGGCCGAGTTTGCAGACGGAAAATGCACCAGGATTTACGGCAGTATACAGGATATTGACATCACGAAAAAGGCAGAACTGGAAGTGTTGAAATCCTCCGAAGAAAAGAATGTAATCCTGGAAAGTATCGGAGATGCTTTTTTTGCCCTGGACCGAAACTGGATTGTTACCTACTGGAACAAAGAAGCTGAGCTCCTGCTAAGTTGCCCTAAAAATGAAATACTGGGTAAAAATATCTGGGATGTTTTCTCGGATGCGATCGATACTCCTTTTTATACGCATTATCAGAAAGCTATTGCTCAGAATACCATACAACATTTTGAGTCCTATTACCTAAGATATAACAAATGGTTTGATGTTTCGGCTTACCCGTCAGCAAGTGGATTGTCAGTTTATTTCAGCGATATTACCGAACGGAAACTATCGGAGTCCAGATTGAATGAACTAAATAAAAACCTTCAGGATTATACCAATGAGCTTATCGCCTCCAACAAAGGCCTGGAACAATTTTCATATATAGTATCGCACAACTTACGGGCACCGGTGGCCAATATCATCGGCCTGGCCGGGCTTGTAAGCCAGGACAATTATCCTGCGGAGGTAAAGGCTGAATTTCTGAGTGGAATTTTACTCAATGTAAAACGGCTGGATGACATTATTGTTGACTTAAATACGATTTTACAGGTTAAAAGAGAAGTTAGCGAAAAGAGAGAACCGGTGAATCTTGAGGAACTGGTGGATAGTATCCAATGGAGCATACATGGCATAATTGTTAAAGAACAGGTACAAATTGATACTGATTTCCAGGCAATAAATGAACTGACTACGCTGAAAAGTTATCTGCACAGTATTTTCTATAATCTGATACTGAACAGCATCAAATACCGTCAGCCGGAAATACCTCCTGTGATCAGATTAAAGAGCAGCCTGAATCGCGGAATAGTTACAATTTCGGTTAGTGATAACGGAATGGGAATTGACCTGAATAAGAAAGCCGGACAGGTATTTGGCCTGTACAAACGTTTCCATCAGCATGTGGAAGGCAAGGGTATGGGATTATTTATGGTCAAAACCCAGGTAGAAATGCTGAATGGAAAAATATCTGTCCATAGTGAAGTCAACAAAGGCACTGAGTTTATTATTGAGTTCAATTCTGACGATTACCAAAATCCGGAAACATGAAAATATCCCATCGCTTTATTGTTGTTGATGATGACTCCTTCAATAACCTTGTTTGCAAATACACTATTTTGAAATATGACGCCAGTGCTGATATTCAGCTCTTTACAGACCCTGAAAAAGCACTGGCAGTGATCAGAGAAGAATTCGGCAATATAACAGAAGGCCTGGACACAGTACTTTTTCTTGACATAAATATGCCCATCATGAGTGGGTGGGAATTCCTAAATGAGTTTGAGACTTACAGCCAAAATATACACCGGCAGATTACTATTTATATACTTTCCTCCTCCATTGATCCCGGCGATAAAATAAAAGCAGATGGTAACACATTCGTGAAAGGTTACTATCCAAAGCCACTTGGCATTGAAACAATGAATCAAATATTTGGCTAAATGGAAATTTTGCAACTATCCAAACCCCAAATAATCAGAACTTTACCCATATAATTTTAAAGGTATATCCCATAAATAGGTTCAGTCTAGAAGATTATATAGTAATTCGTCTACTCAACTTTATTTGTATACCCTTAAAAAATTATCATCTTGAAAACGAAAAACATCTACGTTAATGAAATCAACCGGCTTCTTACTGATTATTTGAAAGAGATTGATCAGTCCAACCTTACGCCACTCTCCGCAAAAATTTATCAGACGCAATCCACAAACTTCGTAAGATGGATTATGGGAGAATACAAACCCGGATCATCAAAAAAATAATTTGCATTCCTATTAAATTATTACAATAACCGGCCGTTATAAGGCCGGTTACATTTAAGCCTGGTAAAACCCATAAAACTAAAATATGAAAATTCCGAATCGTTTTATTGTCGTGGACGATGACACAACAAATAACCTTGTTTGTAAATATGTAATTCACAGATTCAATAACAATGCTGACGTTCAACTATTTACTGACCCTGAAAAAGCATTGGAAATTATTAAAGACAGCTCAGCCAGTGCGGAAGTGGAGACCGTATTATTTCTTGATCTTAACATGCCTACTATGAGCGGGCCGGAGTTTCTGGAAGAATTTGAAAATTTTAATCAGGATGTTCAAAAACAGATCAGCATTTATATACTTACTGCTTCACTTGATCTGGGTGACAGAGACAGGGCAGAAAGAAATGTATTTGTAAAAGGATATCTGCCAAAGCCGTTAAGCATGGAAACAATGAATCAGATATTTGGTTAAAATACCTGATTCATTTTTATAATCGTTCGTGCAGAATATCCATTAAATATT from Dyadobacter sp. NIV53 carries:
- a CDS encoding ATP-binding protein — encoded protein: MKPDSLSNIQNQFCTVLCGSKELAHPVKAGFGSQVTDFFGHILNTNDWPPRWYCGNWTDFHGWLYILSDIGIWAAYFAIPFLLLKLIRKRKDIPFHRVFLLFIAFILLCGLTHLMDAIIFWWPAYRLSALIRLATAIVSVFTVYALYKILPLVFTLRSVGELEAEIQKRRILEDKLAASEFLLSEAGRISRVGGWETDLVTGKRTWSNTVFDILGLPYDFPINGYNVTEQFQQPYRDLINEVMQDAVTNGTDWDKELILVTAQSDIIWVRSTGRPVYDADGRIIKLRGTFMDIDRYKITEIALNKSLELTSQNNRQLKSFTHILSHNIRNHASNLALISSLIDKDRLEPDNAELFEKIENISIGLNETLEDLSEAIKIKESIVNSEINDFTAIAEKVLDIFASDLEVNKVRTEIAFETLHVRFPRIYLESILTNLVSNAIKYRDPEKDAFVILKTYKDNNQKTVLECCDNGLGLDLVLHGKKLFGLYKTFHDRSDAHGVGLFLVKTQIESQGGQIEVESTPGTGSVFKIIFNE
- a CDS encoding two-component system response regulator, which translates into the protein MKIPNRFIVVDDDTTNNLVCKYVIHRFNNNADVQLFTDPEKALEIIKDSSASAEVETVLFLDLNMPTMSGPEFLEEFENFNQDVQKQISIYILTASLDLGDRDRAERNVFVKGYLPKPLSMETMNQIFG
- a CDS encoding two-component system response regulator, with protein sequence MKISHRFIVVDDDSFNNLVCKYTILKYDASADIQLFTDPEKALAVIREEFGNITEGLDTVLFLDINMPIMSGWEFLNEFETYSQNIHRQITIYILSSSIDPGDKIKADGNTFVKGYYPKPLGIETMNQIFG
- a CDS encoding malectin domain-containing carbohydrate-binding protein, which gives rise to MKTNLFALRTAILAVVFLFYLHASFAQDWQQTAKTVASDRNLLTDETQVKNTGYGTAVAIYGDYIAARGRNGIVYVSKNVAGKWVQIKEITAANPGSFGLDLAMDADYLMIGTAAGASIYKKDVGGTDNWGLVKMLSVPLASGSSVSIKGEYAVIGAPQNNTDAAGQNALSNSGSAFIFKKNLGGSDSWGQIRKVVAASRIENDRFGTYVSISSSYLMISSEAVPATLFQRDKNGTDQWGNLQQITIPEDSETFHYYQFPVAITDDYAVIGFSSDNLSEIRNDLTYAGSVLIYKNDHIGLGNWSRVQKIYDPYLISGEQFGVSVAIDGNEIGVSAPNRSEDPTTGANFVFKQEPNGSEKWNNTAINTEPYGYGDGFGSNVALHGGRSVGGAPYDFFVYDEIESTGAVYVFSENLGETDQRLRIMRPMPDDRFGSAVAVSGNYAVVGAFNDDVDETGKSYVRSAGAAYVLYNDNGDWQQVKKLISDYRRKDNKYGYSVAIHDTLVVVGTPYEGLSVSRGAVYVYSKNQGGPNNWGLVSKLPIPITPENQYWGLQVGYSVFVNNEFIAVGALGMQSVYIYQRDFSSPGTWNLVKNVTASILTGADHFGASVAISGDYLLVGSPDEDEDASEKNYLINSGSAYLYGRNTGGENNWGQIKKITSDVRVKNGRFGLSVSMSGDYALITSVGGNGFATIYKKDVGGIANWGMVKKLSAPAGSSPDSFGYSASLNGDNAVVGANTAQGSAYVFGKNQGGADNWGQQQKLTAAVPGSDDRFGFSVSVSGRNILVGAPYDDDDAQEQNKLVDAGSVYFFQNIGVDPEPETSFRINSGGSSFMASSNRQFTADQYFSGTSKISSITSGDILNTTDDELYRNARVGASFSYSIPVTSGTVSVVLHFAELFWGVPGKGGSPGTNKRRFNVNIEGSRKLNNYDIFAAAGGAMRARQEAFTVTVTDGVLNIDFSAGASGSPLISAIEVVSVQQSILSPIADATVRNTPYSSTNFGSAANLEIKSGGLPSYQRNVYFKFPLTDIGQVSTAKLRFYGLNSQNNSSVNVAAYGVNNDVWSETGINWDTAPASSGAILGSVLVDNNAKYYEINVTTFIKAQASGDKTASIFLTNPTNQNSQVTLNSRENTASQPQLIVEYSPVIKPVARISQEVFGKETEEIVTSKIYPNPASKLFTVEVSDRHSGKVSLQLTALSGTTYPIQQPEAQKSGVKAEIDISSLRLAEGIYVLKIQSDVFIEVVKLLVTK
- a CDS encoding PAS domain S-box protein; its protein translation is MKIKILYLEDSPEEVLSVSDILTKRKFFHEVLAVKTRDEFVKALYDFLPDIIVSEYSLPDFSSAEALAILRESRIKIPFILFSDGLSDEKADELLTTGADDYIAKDQPGRLSGAIHRNLEKYRLGKENQNLQEALTKSERRFRTLVENSADAVVILNRENRPTYISPSVYNILGYTQQQIMEMDLFALAHPDDLPALAKVMEEIIANPGMAIKGHTGRMLHHDGSWRWIEATVTNLLDDPAINGIVDHFRDVTERKLAEDAIITNEHKFRHLVENNSDGMAIMSADGKPIYVSPSGKNVLGYSIQERLQLNMSILVHPDDTIPLLNVLKDVIANPGIAIDSPATRMKHKDGSWRWIEGVLTNLINEPAVNGIVNNYRDITHRKLSEEKILHLNRLYAFLSQINQALVHATDAQTVYKKACHIACETGNFKAAWIGMLDIRNQKIDLVESSGISDEDLFKFKNVTYINNGPLQQVVQTGTYYVSNNIQEDPSLAPLRHVAAHAGYKSGMILPIRQSGNIIGSFNLYASETDFFTEDEVVLLEEAAGDISFALDVYEKERQRLLANDLLKHKELRLNQAQAIAHLGSWELDLSTGIGIWSAEACRIYGLPENDQIQSAESWMSFVHPDDLKYVMRMNEDALNSLQNTAYYLRIIRKDGQIRHLHIQTQFEVNHYGKPVSLYGVMHDVTEIEQSQQALRNSESNLQAIFQNTSEGFILTDSNARIRYFNNKAQDFKYANTGKEIRVGDNLLDIVGASRKENYKEAITNVLLGETWQYEQAYNKKNEKKEWFHVTVNPVYTGQQITGLSLTITEITEQKIAQEKLQKSESNLNAIMNNTDAFIYSLDTDFNYITYNHALESMMKEVYGIDIAPGYNIFDFIRQFDPESVREWEQINYKALSGEIVKFEKEISTNGSYYYFHFSIHPIWENNTVTGLSCFVNNITREKQADETIRFKADLLNTIGQSVIATDPDGVINYWNKAAYQIYGWTEQEASGKNVMDLVSSQSSREQAEEIMEALNLGHSWSGEFRVQRKDETQFIAHVTNTPIFDQRQKLVGIVGISSDITESKALEGLLDEVTSMARIGGYESDIVNNEVFWSQMTRQIHEVSYNFVPDIENAFSFFKEGSNRESMIAAYHEAIEKGTSFDLELQMITAKGNERWVRVIGEAEFADGKCTRIYGSIQDIDITKKAELEVLKSSEEKNVILESIGDAFFALDRNWIVTYWNKEAELLLSCPKNEILGKNIWDVFSDAIDTPFYTHYQKAIAQNTIQHFESYYLRYNKWFDVSAYPSASGLSVYFSDITERKLSESRLNELNKNLQDYTNELIASNKGLEQFSYIVSHNLRAPVANIIGLAGLVSQDNYPAEVKAEFLSGILLNVKRLDDIIVDLNTILQVKREVSEKREPVNLEELVDSIQWSIHGIIVKEQVQIDTDFQAINELTTLKSYLHSIFYNLILNSIKYRQPEIPPVIRLKSSLNRGIVTISVSDNGMGIDLNKKAGQVFGLYKRFHQHVEGKGMGLFMVKTQVEMLNGKISVHSEVNKGTEFIIEFNSDDYQNPET
- a CDS encoding response regulator, whose protein sequence is MNKINTTWIIDDDTTYRFAIQLVLKRAEITDNMAFFHHGKAALDVLNELIRENGVLPDLILLDINMPVLDGWQFLDAFKKISPGLDHEIRIYMVSSSIDEEDYKRVKEIDAVTDLIIKPISVKDIQKILAAFQ